CACAGGCGGGTCAATCAAAGAAGTGATCGAGCTGGCAAAAAATGCCGGCGCAAAACTGGTCGGCGTCGGGTTCCTGGTGGACCGCAGTCAGCAGCGGGTGCAGTTCGATGTGCCCAAATTTGCGGTAGTAACGATGGACGTGGTGACTTATTCCGCGGATCAGTGTCCCCTCTGCAAAAAAGGAATTCCCATTATAAAACCAGGGAGCCGGAAGATTAAATTGACATAAACAAAGCGATGAGTTGCAAATTATAAAAGCAAGATTTTCGTTTTCGGACCACTGGCGAGCAAACCAGTCCTGGCTTTAGTAAGGTAAAGCGCTGGGTCTATGAGCTTGCTGTATTAACTTGCCCAAGCTTTGGCTGCAAATCCCTCTTGTTCATTATTCTCCATCACTTCTTTTCATGGGAAAAAACTATAATTAGAGGGGTAATTGAAGCATTGGGTGTCCGAGGATTTTCGAAATATTTGAGGAAGTTTGACATGAGCAAATCTTTCATGAAAATCGGACCGATTACTTGTAGCATCGAAGCCGAACCTCCTTACACAGCGATGAGAAATGGAGCTACGGATTTTTTCACATTGGCCAACGAAAAACTAAAACTGCCTGAGGAAATCCCCGTGAACTCCATTGAAAATGGAAGAATTCATCTTCAGAGTAACTCGCTAAAACTGGATATTCGGACCAATCAAATCGGTGCGGAAATTCTCAAAAGTCTCAATGGAAAAAAGACGGTGGCAAAAATTGCTTCAGAGCTTTCGGAGAAATACGACTTCGATGACGAGGAATTTTTGGAGCAGGTAAAGACTTTTCTCAACATTTTCCGAACTTACAAGTTGATCTAATTATTTGAAAGTGCCATAACGATTTGGAAGAAACAAAGGAATAATACGCATCTTGCGCCTGCGATTTAGATCAGCTCAGGTGTAGCGCGTTTTTCGATGGGAGCGATGATAGCACTTTTCCACAAAGTGTTTGTTTGGGAGAGTTGCTAGATGTCATCGGGTATTTTTGCGATTAGTTTTCCTAATCTGGGCTAAAAAATGCCTCCAAAAACACCATAAAGAACCGATTAGCAAGAAGGCTGTTGATTTGAGCCGAGGCTTGGTTTATCACGCCATGCTGCTGAACATTTATAGATATTGCAAGAGGTATTAGATTGACGGATCACTTATTAAATATAACCTTTCTCCCCAAAAATAAAAAAATCTCAGTACCATCAGGAACTAATCTTTTAGAAGCAGCTCAGCGAGCTGATATCTTTGTTCCTAACTTTTGTGGTAGCCGCGGGAAGTGCGGCAAATGCAAGGTCAAGCTCGTCCAATCCACATTGCCATACACGGCGCAAGAAGAAGTGGCCTTAACACCTGAAGAACGAAGCCAGGGGATTCATTTAGCCTGTCAAATCGCAGTCAATAATGATCTCATTGTCGAGGTCATCCGTGAGGAAAATCTGAAGACTACCCGCTTTTTGACTTATGATTTGGCCGAGCAACTTGAAGTTGATCATCATTTGAAGAAATATTATCTGGAACTTCCTAAGCCTGAGTTGCAGCATCTGCGCGATGATGTGACCAATATAATTGACCATATTCAGCAGGATGCCCGAGCGGTCATGCCATTGGTGTTGTTGCAAAGTCTGTCAACGTTTTTGCGGAAAAACGATTTTAAGATTACCGTGACACTTGACGGAAACCAAATTATTAATATCGAAGCGGGCGACACGAGTCAGCGTTTATTCGGCGTAGCAATTGATCTCGGCACGACCACTATTGTTGGTTCCCTGGTGAATATGTTAACCGGCCAAATTCTGGCCGTGGCATCGCGAACCAATCCACAATCGATTCATGGTGCGGATGTCATTTCTCGGGTGAATTTTTGCATATCTGAGCCAGGGGGATTGGGCAAATTGCAGACACTGGCCATCGAAGCAATCAACGAGATCATTGAGGAGCTATGCGAAAATTCAGGCGAAAAATTTCGGGATATTTATGAACTGAGTTTAGCTGGCAATACAATTATGAATCATTTATTCTTGGGCGCTAATCCACAATTCATTGCTGAAGCGCCTTATACCCCCGCCTATCGGCGCAGCCAAAAATTTCGGGCTGAAGAGTTAGGCATTGCCATTTTGCCGCGCGGTTCAGTGATTACGCTCCCCAATATTTCGGGTTACGTGGGAGGCGACATCACTGGTTTTATTTTAGCCTGTAAATTGCATCAGCAAGATAAAGTTACCCTCGGCATCGACATCGGAACCAATGGCGAGATCGTTCTTGGCTCAAAGGAAAAATTGATCTGCTGTTCTACGGCGGCTGGGCCGGCTTTTGAAGGGGGACAGATCAGTTGCGGCATGCGCGCGATGGAGGGTGCCATCGATAAATATGTGATTGATGAAGCCGGAGTTTTTTATCACGTCATTGGCAATATCGATCCGCGGGGGGTCTGCGGCACTGGACTGGTCGATGTCGTGGCGGAATTGCTCAGTGCTGGGATCGTCGATGAAACCGGTCGCATTGTCGCCCCAGAGCAATTTCATGGCCTCGATTGGTTGAAAAAACGCATCCTGCCGAATGATAAAAACTATGATTTTGCTCTAGTCAATGGGGAGGACGGTGCTCGTCAGATGATAAAGATCAAGCAGCAGGATATTCGCGAGCTGCAATTGGCCAAGGGCGCAATGGCCGCTGGCATCGAAATTCTGATGAAGGAATTGGGAATCTCCGTGGATCAAATTGAGCAGGTATTCATTGCTGGCGCCTTTGGCAGTTATCTGAACAAATACAATGCGCTCAAAATTGGCCTGCTGCCGGCAATATCGCCTGAAAAAATTCATTTCGTCGGCAATGCTGCTTCGCTTGGAGCCAAAAAATTCTTGCTCTCCCAACGCGCTCGTGATGAAGCCGAGTATATTATCAATACCACCCATTATATCGAGCTGGCTGGCCGCCAGGATTTCCAAGAGATATTTGCCGAAAAAATGTTTTTTATTCAATAAAAAAAAAGCTTGACTTTTTTGAAAATTTTTATATGATAAATAATGAGCCTATCCGCGATTCGATGATCGGTTCCAGATATTAGCCCCATTCCTGTTTTCTCTGCTGCTGATTCTGCTGAAGATGTTTGTTGCTGCGGATTTTTAAGTGCAAATATCCCAAAAGCCTTAAATGTAAGTGGGTTTAAGATGATTTGCAGCGGTTTAAAAAGACGCAGTTTGTGGGTGACAGTAGGTCAGCTCTATGGTTCCGCCCCCCCCGTTATTCAGTTTCAGCGATCTTCTCATCCCGATCCATTTTCATCCATCCCAACCGGCACCAAACGTTCAATATTTGCGATATTCCATTATCTTGGCTCATCGGGAGATCAGAGGCCCACCGGACAACCACCTTAACCTCAGCAAAATTGAATAGCTCTTAGGAAGAGAAAAGTTTTCGAGGAGGTGCGCTATGAAACCGATCAAATTATTGGCACTGCTCATTGGCCTGAGCATGATAATCTGGTGGGCGTGTTCGGACAGAGAGACCGCTCCCACGGCGCCTGAGCCATCCGCTTGTTTGGTGCAGCCGCATGGTTTGAACAAGACCTTGGCAGATTACAGCTCCGCGGAATTCATATTTTTGGGCGACCCCAATGGTCCTCAGCCTGCCAGCATTAGCCTAATGGGATTTACACCTTCTGGCGATCCCCAGAGCCCTCAGCCAGCGAAAAAAATCACATGGTATGGTGACTGTGAAGATTATGAGGTACCTGGCACAGCAGATACTTGGTATATGTGGAACTGCACGATCGATTGCAGCGACCTGGCAGATAATTGCCTTTATACCGAAGTCGGCAATGAAAGCGATCCGAGCACCTGCCAGGAGATGACGCTTAAAGCCGATCTTTTCTGGCGACCTTATCCCTTCACCGGAAAATGGCAACGCTATGCTTACTTGCCTGAATGGACAGTATATGACCGACGTGGGCAAATGGCATATGGCACATATGTTTGGCGGGATACATGGGAATCAAAGTGCATATCAACTCATAAATTTTTGGATAAGACAAATAAGCCGGACTCCGCCTCTTTTACCTTAAGGTCTCAATTTCGCTCGCTCAGCCCTCAATCAATCGTGAAGCAATAACTGGTAGCCTGGCTTTCGCGGCGGTTGCTTCGGATAAAGGCGATCGCCGCCTTTTTGAATATCTCCGATCGAGATTATATCTAGCTTAAAAAATTCTTCATAAAATTTCGATTTGAGGTTTGAGCTTATGAAACGTCAATTCATGTTTTTCTTTTGCTTTTGGCTATATTGCATGGCCCGAATATGTTGGGTCAATTGCCAGGAATGGTCAGAACCGCGGTTATTGGAATCGGGCGACAATAGCTGCATTCGCTCGATTTCCAACTTGTTCGTGCTTAAAAATTCATCATTGCACCTTGCTTGGCTCGGCCATGAGAACACTATTCGCTATATCAGCTTTGAGCCAGGTAGTGGAAATTTGCTTCGTCCAGCATTCAAATTTCGCCCCCAAAAGCCATGTTCTGGTATTCAATTGATTTTTGATGATGACAACTTTCTTCATTTGTTTTGGGTGGAAGAAGGATTTGAAGTGGATTCCACTTATAAGAGCAAGGGGATCTGGCTTGAAGTCCCTGTTCTCGCCAGCAGTCCTTATTATGGAGATTGGAGATCTGACACGATTCGTGCAAGGATCCAAAAGCAAGATTTAATTTATTTCTCGACCAGCTTGTCTCAAGATGGCACGATCTATGTTTGCTGGGAAGAATCCAATCAATGGGCAATTTTTCTCAGCAGCAAACCAAAAGGCAAATCCGATTGGATTATTCCTGGTGGACCGATGTTTCCAGAATTCATGAACGATGCTGGTGACGCTGGCAATCCTCATCTAATTAGCGGGACACTTCAAGATCTTTATCTCACTTTCATTGGCAGCAGAGACGCCGATGCCGTTGGCGGCCCAGCTTATAAATATACAAATTTTGTTTACTATGCTGAGAAACCGTTTCATAAAGGGCGCTGGAATGAGCCAGTATTAGTCTACAAAGACTTTGTGTCCGCGGCAATTTGGCCACGAATAGCTGTCGATCAAAGTGGCGTGCGACATATTTTATGGATGCAGGTAATAAATCCCAACCAATGTCGCATCCGTCATCCATTTTATAGTTTTTCTTCTGACGGCCAGCATTGGTCTCCAGCGCGCGACCTTGCTGGATGGGCAGCATGGTTCGGCTCGCATCAAATCGTTATTGATAGCCAGGGTACGGTGCATGTTTTTTGGTGTCAATATTGGTCTACCGAGGAAAAATCGGGGGGCATTTATTATTGCCATGGTCGAGAAAACACCTGGTCGGAACCGCAACTGATCTTTGCTGATCTCCCAGATAAATGGTATGATCTGGCAGGCATAGCCATCGATGGCAACGATCGATTGCATATGATAAGAAAAGTCGCTTATGGCCCGCAAGGCGGCATTTACAAACGGGAGCTTGAATATCTCTGGTGCGATCTGAGCCCGACAGCGATCGCTCAATCGCTCAGATCCCACCCAACTCAGGTTCAGGGACTTCTATCGCTCCAAAGCTATCCCAACCCGTTTAACGATACTATCACGATGACGCTACTGCCTCAGAAAGAATGCAGGGTTTCCTTGGAGATCTATAATATCGCTGGACAATGCGTACGCAGGATCATGGACGAAGTGAGGATAGCTGGCGAATATTCATGCCAATGGGACGGCAGAAACGATACAGGTTTAGCTTTGCCCTCAGGGATCTATTATCTTAAAGCGAACGCTCTTGAGGGCGAGCGTGCTCGGCCGTTCCAAATTGTCAGTAAGCTTTTGCTCCTTAAGTGAAAATTGATCTATTTAACAAATCCAAAATTTCTTTGGTCACTCATTCGATCGTTAGCTAAGAAGAGATAGGACTGTTGTTATTCCTGAATTGCCACCCTCAGGGACAACGTAGATTTAAACGCAGCGATCTCTTGCCTTGAATTGATTTCCGAAAAATGCTCAGAAGTAAATAGGGTCTGTAGGGCAAAATTTCTGATAGGATTATCATGCTTAAGAATCTATGCGTCTCATAATTTTTTGATGAATTGGGCAGGAGAGCCTTCTGTCTCCGCAGAGGCGATAAGAATAGCTTTCTCATTTGTGCTTTTTCAGAAATCCATCAGAATGAGGAGGTGAAGATCTATGCCTTGCTATCAGTTAAGGCTCCCGATATTGTTGTCTTTGTTAGGCGTTTTGTCAGTTAATCTTACCTTGGGTCAGGAGAAAAATTGGTCACAGCCCATCGTTATTACAAGAAGACCTCTCGGCCAGATTGGACCTTGTTCCAATTTAGCATTGGGACCAGATCAAAGCGTGCACATCGGCTGGATTGCCAAGGGAAACACTACGAAGCCAAGCGAGAAAGATACACTGGCCTATATGGCGATTAGCAATGGCAAATTATACGAGCCTGGGACAATTTTTCCAAGTCTGAAAAATATGAATTATTTTGAATCGCCCTGGGTGATCGTGGATCGAGATACTTTTTGTCACGTATTTATTGTTGAAAAAAGTTTGCCGGGGATTAATAGGGCTTTTGATTATGACGTCATCGAAATCTCAAGCCCAATTTCTATCCTCCCTCCCCATTACGATGTTTGGGGCATCCAATGGCTTTGGACGAATCGAGACACCAGCGCCGCCAAGGATGTGACCGCTTGCACAACCAAATATCTTATGATCTATGCAGCCTGGGAGGATTTCAACCGGATCTGGATCATGGGAAAACCGTTCAATACGTGGAATTGGAGTTCCCGCACGATTTGCCCCTTTGCTGATTTTAAACCGCCGACTGGTAGTTCTCGGGCGCCACATCTGTTCGCTGGGAAACATGACACCCTATTTCTTGCTTTTGTAGGGCATACAGCGGCTGAGTTGAACACCATCCAGAGCGGGTTGTGGCACTTTGTCCACTTCACGAAAAAATCTCTCAGTGCAGATGATTGGCTGGAACCAGTCTTGGTCTATCAGGATACCATTGGAATGGCAGAGCAGCCGATACTTATTGTTGACCAACAAGGGATTCGGCACATGATTTGGCTGCAGCGACCACGTTCTGCACAATCCTCGCAGAGCACCAAATTATTTTATGCTTACTCATCGGATGATCATAATTGGTCGCTGCCTGTGAACCTGGCTGGCTTCTCAGGAGCTTTTGGTTCTCATCAGATGAGTTTAGATAGCCACGGGCTGCTTCATATTTATTGGATCCAATATTTGCCAGAGCGGGGGAGGCCGGCTGGGGTTTATGCGGTTTTGGGACGTGAGGACCAATGGTCACTTCCAGAACTGGTGGCAGCGCAAAGCGACTCTATGCAATACGATCAAATTCGCATGACCATCGATAAGCAAGATCGACTGCATCTGGTGGAATTAATCGATATTTCTTCAAAGGTGAGCGAAACGGTGCGCCAGTTATCATATCGCTGGAAGGAAATTTATCCCACATCGGCTCGAACTTTTTCCAATTCACGAAATATTCGAATCCATGATCTGCTGAAGATATCTTGCTACCCGAGTCCATTCAATGAATCGGTGACATTGACCCTGGTAGCGAATGAGCCGTGTCATCTGTCGCTCTCGATCTACAATATGATGGGTCAGAGGGTTAAAAATCTATTAGAGCATGAGCTGGTGAAAGGAGAAACTCGATGGTACTGGGATGGTCGGTCTGATCAGGGCGACGAGCTTCGTTCTGGGATTTATTATTATTTAGCGATCGGCCATACATTCGATCAAAGACCATTGCGTTGTGCAGGCAAATTGGTGTTGATCAGATGAGGCTTTTCAAAAGATCTCGAATTAGTTTATCAAAAGAAATTGAGCTTTCAAATTAGAAAATGAGAGCTGGAAGCATAGTTAATTTCCTCGATAAAGTTTGTTCGAGTTCAATCGCAGTTCATTCAGAAACTGAACTTTGGCTATGAAATGAAGCTTGTGGCTGGGCAGCTTGATGGTAGCAGAAAAACGCTACGATCTTGATCCGACATTGCTGTTCACCCATTCGCCCTATGTCGATCGTATACGAGTCATCCAAAACGCTGATTTTTCTTCGAGCCAGAGAGCTAAATTTTTTCCCTGGCTCGGTAGAGGTAAGGATACCTTTCCAGTCGGCGATGAGATAAAAATTTGTTGATCGCCGTTAATTCATTTGAAGCACCTGAGCGATTCGTTCAACAGCCCAGTCGATTTCTTGTTTGGTAATTATGAGGGGTGGCGCTAATCGGATGATATTGCCATGAGTCTCTTTTGCTAATACTCCCCTATCCTTGAGTGCCTCACAGAAGCGGCGGGCACCACCGGCCTCAGGTTTCAGCACAATACCGATCCACAGCCCTTTGCCGCGGATATGGTCCACATGGGGGCTATGGATGGCATGGAGCTCGTCCATTAGATATTCCCCAAGTTCTTCTGCGCGCTGACAGAGCTGTTCTTCCACGATCACCTTCAGCGCTTCTCGTGCGACGGCGCAGGCCAAAGGGTTGCCGCCATAGGTCGAGCCATGATCGCCAGGTTGGAATACCCCCAGTATTTCTCTCGATGCCAGCACGGCCGAGATGGGATACATCCCGCCAGACAGCGCCTTGCCGATGGTCACCATGTCTGGTTTTACCCCTTCATGCTCGCAGGCAAACATTTTGCCAGTGCGGCCCAATCCGCTTTGAATTTCATCTGCGATCAAAATGACATGATGGCGCTCGCAAATCTGCTTGGCCTGTTTCAAAAATCCGTTTTTCGGGACCACAACCCCAGCCTCGCCCTGAATTGGCTCTACTAAGAATGCCACCGTATTCGGCGTAATGGCCCGTTCCAGGGCTTCTGCATCCCCAAATGGGATCATTTTGAATCCCGGCGTGAATGGGCCAAATCCATCCCGATATTGCGCCTCGGCTGAAAAGGATACGAGGGTGATCGTTCTGCCATGAAAATTGCCATCACAAACAATAATTTCAGTCTGGCCATCAGGTATACCTTTTATTTGATAGCCCCACTTTCTGGCGGCTTTTATCGCGGTCTCCACCGCCTCAGCACCAGAATTCATGGGTAACATCATATCATACCCTGTCAGTTCACATAGTTCCTTCGCCAATAACGGTAGTTGATCATTGCGAAATGCCCGTGATGTTAAGGTCAATCGTTCGCATTGTTCACGCATCACCCTTATCAACCGTGGGTGGCAATGCCCCTGATTGACTGCAGAATAGGCGGCCAAAAAATCCATATATTTCCGACCTTCTACATCCTCGAGCCACACCCCTTTGCCAGATTGAATCACGACATCCAGCGGATGATAATTATGCGCTCCATACCTTTCTTCCATCGCAATAAGTTCGGCGGTTGTCATCATAACTTTCATTCTCCATCATTCTCATTCAACTTTTCATAATTGAGATTATCAAACTAAACCATTTTTTTATATTTTAATGAAAGCTGTCACCTATTATGAAAATGCAATGCATTCAGCATGCACATGGTCCAAGATTTAGCCTTATGCGTTATGTATGATAGCCAAATACCAGCTCATGTTCTTGATAAATTGTCGAATCAGAATTTTGCCATTACCAGAATCGGCTCAAAAATGTTCCAGATGATAAACATACCCTGGCGTTCTGGCAGCGAGATACTTTCGCCAGCATTGAAATCGCACAAAATATTATGCAATGATTATCTCAGGGTTGCTTCAATCGCTGAGAGGAATTCTTCCCTTCCATCCGGGCTGCGGATGTCTTTGGCGGTGACATTGTAGCTGAATACGGCAATGCCATATTTTTGCTGGCAAACTTGCGGGAAACTGATATAATAGCCACCCAACCCTTGCAAGAATTCAGCAGTTATCCCCTGTTCTTCCTTTCGACCCCGTTTGCGGATTCGATCTAATAGAATGTTGACATCATCCACTTGAAGGTAAATGATCAAATCAGGCCGAATTAAGTCCTTATTGAGTCGCTCAAAATACTCTAAATATAGCTTGAGCTCGTCATCGGTCATGTTGCCCAACCCATGAAGGTATTTAGCAAATATCTCTGGGTCTTCATAAAGCGATCGATCCTGGATGCACGATTTGGGCACCGTTTTAATGAGCTCGTGATGTTCTACTCGGCGAATCAGAAACTCCATTTGCAAAGTCAAAGACCAGCGTTTCATATCGGCATAATAAGCGCGCAAGAACCGATTATCAATTACTGGTTCGTCGAATAATTCCAAGCCGAAATGATGGCTGAGCAATTTCGCAGCGGTTGTTTTGCCACACCCAATATTCCCAGCCATGGTAATGAAAATCTTCTTTTCCAAATGGTCTCCTCTCATGAGACAACGATTTCAACAAACCGTGTTAATATATGAATTCAACGGATTGAAGTCAAGTTTTATTCATGTTTGCAACAAAATATTCATCTCAACACTGATCAAGATTGGTCATTAAAGCATATTCAAATGCTCTTAATCGTCAAGGATTAGCAAATGTGTTATGGAAAGATTATAATTCAATGACAAAAATGTAGCCCTGGTGCAGTTTTCCCATTCAACGTTGAGATTGAATTGCTCAAGGCACGGCGCAAATTGATTGGAAACTTTTCTATGGATTTGGCATTCAATAGCAAAAGTTTTCATTTAACAAGTTGAAAAAAACATTGACAATTGCGGTAAAAGTTTTTATATTCAACACTGTTTAGATCAAATAAGCGAGGGTGGCGGAAATGGCAGACGCGCTAGACTTAGGATCTAGTACCCTTGTGGTGTGGGGGTTCGACTCCCCCCTCTCGCACCATAACAGATTTATGACATGATCATAGAAACGGCTCGTCACAATCTCGATGAATGACGAACCAGAAAAAACAGCGAACCGAATTGGTGACATAATTACAGGAGAGGCACTTGGAAGTTCATATTGAAGAACAAGGACAGTGGGAACGGGCGGTAGAAGTAACAGTCCCCTATGAAAAACTCTTACCTAAATTTGATGAAGCTTATGCCAAATATAAAAAAACGATCCAATGGGAGGGGTTCCGCAAGGGCAAAGTCCCGCTCGATTTGATCAAAAAAGCATTGGGTCCCAAAATCGAACGCGAGGTTGCTGAGGATTCTATTCCAGGATTTTTAGAAGAAGCTGTCAAAGAAAATAATTTGAAATTATATGATATTTCCCAATTAGAATCCATTAGCTATGACCGCACGAATGGTCTCCATTTCAAGGCGATCATCAAAATTCGGCCTGAAGTTACCTTAAAAAAATACAAAGCGCTTGAAATCGAGAAAGAGATCTATCAAATTACTGACGATGATCTCAACGATTTCATCGAGAATCTTCGGGAACAGCATGCCTCAATGTCGACGTTCGATGGCGAAGCGCAGCGCGGCCATTATATCGTCGCTGATGTCCAGGGTGTTGATGTCGCAGGTCTGCCTTTGATTGGGAAGAAATACGAAAATCGCTACTTTTATCTCGATGACGGGGAAACCGACCCAGAATTTGTTAATCAGTTGATCGGTGTGAAAGCTGGAGAGACACGACGAGTAACGCTGACTGTTCAAAATCGAGATCCGAACAAACCTGACAATCAAGTTGAATATTATGACATCAGCGTGAAGGAGATAAAGCAGAAAGAACTTCCAACGCTGGATGATGAGTTCGCCAAGGACATTGGTCCATACGAGACATTGAATGATCTCAGAGAAGCAATTCGCAAAAATTTGGAGCAACGCGCTCAAGATCGGACGCAACAGAACCTTACCAATCGCATCATGGACGAAGTCATCAAGTCGAATCCAATAGAATTGCCCGATTATATGGTCGAGAACTTTTTGGATGCGTTCATCAAAGATATGAATAACAGCCAACAGCAAACAATCGATTCTCAAGA
This DNA window, taken from candidate division KSB1 bacterium, encodes the following:
- the rocD gene encoding ornithine--oxo-acid transaminase, with the translated sequence MMTTAELIAMEERYGAHNYHPLDVVIQSGKGVWLEDVEGRKYMDFLAAYSAVNQGHCHPRLIRVMREQCERLTLTSRAFRNDQLPLLAKELCELTGYDMMLPMNSGAEAVETAIKAARKWGYQIKGIPDGQTEIIVCDGNFHGRTITLVSFSAEAQYRDGFGPFTPGFKMIPFGDAEALERAITPNTVAFLVEPIQGEAGVVVPKNGFLKQAKQICERHHVILIADEIQSGLGRTGKMFACEHEGVKPDMVTIGKALSGGMYPISAVLASREILGVFQPGDHGSTYGGNPLACAVAREALKVIVEEQLCQRAEELGEYLMDELHAIHSPHVDHIRGKGLWIGIVLKPEAGGARRFCEALKDRGVLAKETHGNIIRLAPPLIITKQEIDWAVERIAQVLQMN
- a CDS encoding ASKHA domain-containing protein, yielding MTDHLLNITFLPKNKKISVPSGTNLLEAAQRADIFVPNFCGSRGKCGKCKVKLVQSTLPYTAQEEVALTPEERSQGIHLACQIAVNNDLIVEVIREENLKTTRFLTYDLAEQLEVDHHLKKYYLELPKPELQHLRDDVTNIIDHIQQDARAVMPLVLLQSLSTFLRKNDFKITVTLDGNQIINIEAGDTSQRLFGVAIDLGTTTIVGSLVNMLTGQILAVASRTNPQSIHGADVISRVNFCISEPGGLGKLQTLAIEAINEIIEELCENSGEKFRDIYELSLAGNTIMNHLFLGANPQFIAEAPYTPAYRRSQKFRAEELGIAILPRGSVITLPNISGYVGGDITGFILACKLHQQDKVTLGIDIGTNGEIVLGSKEKLICCSTAAGPAFEGGQISCGMRAMEGAIDKYVIDEAGVFYHVIGNIDPRGVCGTGLVDVVAELLSAGIVDETGRIVAPEQFHGLDWLKKRILPNDKNYDFALVNGEDGARQMIKIKQQDIRELQLAKGAMAAGIEILMKELGISVDQIEQVFIAGAFGSYLNKYNALKIGLLPAISPEKIHFVGNAASLGAKKFLLSQRARDEAEYIINTTHYIELAGRQDFQEIFAEKMFFIQ
- a CDS encoding PqqD family protein, yielding MSKSFMKIGPITCSIEAEPPYTAMRNGATDFFTLANEKLKLPEEIPVNSIENGRIHLQSNSLKLDIRTNQIGAEILKSLNGKKTVAKIASELSEKYDFDDEEFLEQVKTFLNIFRTYKLI
- the tig gene encoding trigger factor; the protein is MEVHIEEQGQWERAVEVTVPYEKLLPKFDEAYAKYKKTIQWEGFRKGKVPLDLIKKALGPKIEREVAEDSIPGFLEEAVKENNLKLYDISQLESISYDRTNGLHFKAIIKIRPEVTLKKYKALEIEKEIYQITDDDLNDFIENLREQHASMSTFDGEAQRGHYIVADVQGVDVAGLPLIGKKYENRYFYLDDGETDPEFVNQLIGVKAGETRRVTLTVQNRDPNKPDNQVEYYDISVKEIKQKELPTLDDEFAKDIGPYETLNDLREAIRKNLEQRAQDRTQQNLTNRIMDEVIKSNPIELPDYMVENFLDAFIKDMNNSQQQTIDSQEVREKYRADAIWNLKWLLILEKIAELENIKVQESEINDYIETMAQLAGKNAVAIRNKYRDPKKREQVEHKLLEKKVIDLLRDNAIITDKIVTYQDVQRAQDLIIR
- a CDS encoding deoxynucleoside kinase; protein product: MAGNIGCGKTTAAKLLSHHFGLELFDEPVIDNRFLRAYYADMKRWSLTLQMEFLIRRVEHHELIKTVPKSCIQDRSLYEDPEIFAKYLHGLGNMTDDELKLYLEYFERLNKDLIRPDLIIYLQVDDVNILLDRIRKRGRKEEQGITAEFLQGLGGYYISFPQVCQQKYGIAVFSYNVTAKDIRSPDGREEFLSAIEATLR